The Streptomyces sp. DH-12 genome has a window encoding:
- a CDS encoding AraC family transcriptional regulator: protein MDALTGLLEGPRARGAFMIRACFDPPWAVRVEDRAPLTVMLLVRGDAWLLPDRGERIRLRAGDLAIARGPDPYTCADAPDTAPQTLILPGGACHRPDGRPLNGSMDLGVRTWGGRPDGETVLLIGAYRMRGEIGGRLLDALPPLLSLGADVWPCPLTPLLTAEVTRDAPGQEVVLDRLLDLLVIAALRAWFARPEAEPPAWYEALSDPVVGPVLRLVQDDPARPWTVAGLAEKAGVSRAALARRFTRLVGEPPMTYLTGWRLALAADRLRDTDDTLAAIARQVGYSSAFALSAAFKRAFGVSPQEWRGRAAA, encoded by the coding sequence ATGGACGCACTCACCGGTCTGCTGGAGGGGCCCCGGGCGCGGGGCGCGTTCATGATCCGGGCGTGTTTCGACCCGCCGTGGGCGGTGCGGGTGGAGGACCGCGCCCCGCTGACGGTGATGCTCCTGGTGCGCGGCGACGCCTGGCTGCTGCCCGACCGGGGCGAACGGATCCGGCTGCGCGCCGGGGACCTCGCCATCGCGCGCGGCCCCGACCCGTACACCTGCGCCGACGCCCCCGACACGGCGCCGCAGACGCTGATCCTGCCCGGCGGCGCGTGCCACCGCCCCGACGGGCGGCCCCTCAACGGCTCGATGGACCTCGGGGTGCGCACCTGGGGCGGCCGTCCGGACGGGGAGACGGTGCTGCTCATCGGCGCCTACCGGATGCGCGGCGAGATCGGCGGCCGGCTGCTGGACGCGCTGCCCCCGCTGCTCTCCCTCGGCGCCGACGTGTGGCCGTGCCCGCTCACCCCGCTGCTGACGGCGGAGGTCACGCGGGACGCACCCGGGCAGGAGGTCGTCCTGGACCGGCTGCTCGACCTCCTCGTCATCGCCGCGCTGCGCGCCTGGTTCGCGCGCCCCGAGGCGGAGCCGCCCGCCTGGTACGAGGCCCTGTCCGACCCGGTCGTCGGTCCGGTGCTGCGGCTCGTCCAGGACGACCCGGCCCGCCCCTGGACGGTCGCCGGCCTCGCCGAGAAGGCCGGCGTCTCCCGCGCCGCGCTGGCCCGCCGCTTCACCCGGCTCGTCGGCGAACCCCCGATGACGTACCTCACCGGCTGGCGTCTCGCCCTCGCCGCCGACCGGCTGCGCGACACCGACGACACCCTCGCCGCCATCGCCCGCCAGGTCGGCTACAGCAGCGCTTTCGCCCTGTCCGCCGCCTTCAAGCGGGCCTTCGGCGTCAGTCCGCAGGAGTGGCGCGGCAGGGCCGCGGCATAA
- a CDS encoding YihY/virulence factor BrkB family protein has protein sequence MQPASEFPDAPSGRLHRARALYRNVSKRRTAWLLLKDTVNSCMEYRILGLAAEAAFFTLLSVPPLLLSLIGLLGYVDAWTGADTIQSVQRNLLDASRTVLSDRGVSEIAEPILRDVTKGGRPDVISLGFLIAVWSGSRAVNVFIDTITVMYGLDGVRGIVKTRLLAFLLFIVALLIGSVALPLMVAGPDAVVDVVPWSTTVVQILYWPVVILLSVVFLTTLYHVSVPVRSPWIEDMPGALVALAMWVLGSFLLRIYLTNTVEGPTIYGSLAAPVAVLLWIGVSAFAVLVGAAVNAAIDRVWPAAATAAAREANERLRQAQVAEYVARTAASGEADPDMPSEFPERWSRFLPPEDLTARLRAHAKPAQPRTGDGPGEDDERHG, from the coding sequence GTGCAGCCAGCAAGTGAATTCCCAGACGCGCCCTCCGGTCGGCTCCACCGGGCACGCGCCCTGTACCGGAACGTCTCCAAACGCAGGACGGCCTGGCTGCTGCTCAAGGACACCGTCAACTCGTGCATGGAGTACCGCATCCTGGGCCTGGCGGCCGAGGCGGCGTTCTTCACGCTGCTGTCGGTGCCCCCGCTGCTGCTCAGCCTGATCGGCCTGCTCGGCTACGTCGACGCGTGGACCGGCGCGGACACCATCCAGAGCGTGCAGCGCAACCTCCTGGACGCCTCCCGCACGGTGCTGTCCGACCGGGGCGTGTCGGAGATCGCGGAGCCGATCCTGCGGGACGTCACCAAGGGCGGCCGGCCCGACGTGATCTCCCTCGGCTTCCTGATCGCCGTGTGGTCGGGCTCCCGCGCGGTGAACGTCTTCATCGACACCATCACCGTCATGTACGGCCTCGACGGCGTCCGGGGCATCGTCAAGACCCGGCTGCTCGCCTTCCTGCTGTTCATCGTGGCCCTGCTGATCGGCTCGGTCGCGCTGCCGCTGATGGTCGCGGGACCCGACGCGGTGGTGGACGTCGTGCCGTGGTCGACGACGGTCGTGCAGATCCTCTACTGGCCGGTCGTGATCCTGCTGTCCGTGGTCTTCCTGACCACGCTGTACCACGTGTCCGTGCCCGTGCGCTCCCCGTGGATCGAGGACATGCCGGGCGCGCTGGTCGCCCTCGCCATGTGGGTGCTCGGCAGCTTCCTGCTGCGCATCTACCTGACCAACACCGTCGAGGGCCCCACCATCTACGGCTCCCTCGCGGCGCCCGTGGCCGTGCTGCTGTGGATCGGCGTGTCCGCGTTCGCCGTGCTGGTCGGCGCGGCCGTCAACGCGGCCATCGACCGGGTGTGGCCGGCCGCGGCCACCGCCGCGGCCCGCGAGGCCAACGAGCGGCTGCGGCAGGCCCAGGTCGCCGAGTACGTCGCCCGCACCGCCGCGTCCGGGGAGGCGGACCCCGACATGCCCTCCGAGTTCCCCGAGCGCTGGTCGCGCTTCCTGCCCCCCGAGGACCTCACGGCCCGCCTCCGCGCCCACGCCAAGCCCGCCCAGCCCCGCACCGGGGACGGGCCGGGGGAGGACGACGAGCGCCACGGCTGA
- a CDS encoding GAF domain-containing protein, which yields MDVSHLAAVDTARAARVLDEVRSAALSGRPAPVAPRPVIGQSWERMLRSGVDPDHGCRSGLLPMDEVRRRREASPLRHVLPVLREGLLSVADVARHIMVVADEEGRVLWREGSAPVLRKADGLGFEIGADWREDVVGTNGVGTPAVTGRPVQVFASEHFVRSHATWTCAGAPLTDPRDGRLIGVVDVSGPLETMHPATLAWVDSVAKLAEARLRERHVRSLERLRAVAAPVLSRIDGRALVVDRHGWTAAVTGMPYTERLALPKSVSAGQRWLPALGRCSLEPLAGGWLVRAAAEPSARPAARIVLDLGGRHRRSVRVSDGTGSWTRELSPRHAELLYLLAVHRAGRSAADLARDVFGDPARTVTVRAEMSRVRRYLGALLEHRPYRFTESAEVKVVLPDDPGDLFPRTAASAALVRGSG from the coding sequence ATGGACGTGTCGCATCTGGCCGCCGTGGACACAGCGCGCGCGGCGCGGGTGCTCGACGAGGTCCGTTCCGCGGCGCTGTCGGGGCGTCCGGCGCCCGTCGCTCCCCGCCCGGTGATCGGGCAGTCCTGGGAGCGGATGCTGCGCAGCGGCGTGGACCCCGACCACGGCTGCCGCAGCGGGCTGCTGCCGATGGACGAGGTGCGGCGGCGCCGGGAGGCCTCGCCGCTGCGCCATGTGCTGCCGGTGCTGCGCGAGGGGCTGCTGTCGGTCGCGGACGTCGCCCGTCACATCATGGTGGTGGCCGACGAGGAGGGCCGGGTGCTGTGGCGGGAGGGCAGCGCGCCGGTGCTGCGCAAGGCGGACGGGCTGGGCTTCGAGATCGGCGCGGACTGGCGCGAGGACGTCGTCGGCACCAACGGGGTGGGGACGCCCGCGGTGACCGGACGCCCCGTGCAGGTCTTCGCCTCCGAGCACTTCGTACGGTCGCACGCCACCTGGACGTGTGCGGGCGCGCCCCTCACCGATCCGCGGGACGGGCGGCTGATCGGTGTGGTGGACGTGAGCGGGCCGCTGGAGACGATGCACCCGGCGACGCTGGCCTGGGTGGACTCGGTGGCGAAGCTGGCCGAGGCGCGGCTGCGGGAGAGGCACGTGCGGTCGCTGGAACGGCTGCGCGCGGTGGCGGCGCCGGTGCTGTCGCGGATCGACGGGCGGGCGCTGGTGGTGGACCGGCACGGCTGGACGGCGGCGGTGACCGGGATGCCCTACACGGAGCGGCTGGCGCTGCCCAAGTCGGTGTCGGCGGGCCAGCGGTGGCTGCCGGCGCTGGGGCGGTGCTCGCTCGAACCGCTCGCCGGGGGGTGGCTGGTGCGGGCGGCGGCGGAGCCGTCGGCGCGTCCCGCCGCGCGGATCGTGCTGGATCTGGGCGGGCGGCACCGCCGTTCGGTGCGGGTGTCCGACGGGACCGGCTCGTGGACCCGGGAACTGAGCCCGCGCCACGCCGAGTTGCTGTATCTGCTGGCGGTGCACCGCGCGGGCCGCAGCGCCGCCGACCTGGCCCGTGACGTGTTCGGCGACCCGGCGCGCACGGTGACGGTGCGCGCGGAGATGTCCCGCGTACGGCGCTATCTGGGGGCGCTGCTGGAGCACCGTCCGTACCGGTTCACGGAGTCCGCCGAGGTGAAGGTGGTGCTGCCGGACGACCCCGGGGACCTCTTCCCGCGCACGGCGGCGTCCGCGGCACTGGTGCGCGGGTCGGGCTAG
- a CDS encoding carboxylesterase family protein, which produces MTAERQDPVTATAYGAVRGRWERGVAVFRGIPYAAPPFGPHRFRPPVPPEPWDGVRDAGAFGPTAPKPPYSPAFAEYLSDPAVEGDDCLNLNVWTPDPSPDARLPVLVWLHGGALTRGSSAVPVYDGSTFARDGVVFVSLNYRLGVEGYGLFPDAPANPGLRDQLAALRWVHESIAAFGGDPSRVTLAGQSAGAVSAGALVAAPQSQGLIRQAVLQSGPPGSTDRDKVRRMVRRMATRLEVPATAEAFAAVDRAHLLRAQADVGRLGGPLFGGPAFGIVVDGDLVPRDPLEALTGGAAPGVTLMTGWTRDEYRLWLVPGGLTERVDRLGAVALAGAMARCRCGSGVPRGYRALRPDAGTAETVGQMVTDHLLRAPLHRLADGRAEPSYVYEFAWSSGRPGLGACHALELGFVFDSGGTPDARRLTGEGAPQELADALHGAWVRFVTDGSPGWEPWGPHHPVHVYGDGAPHTVHGPRDRELALWTRPAAERSAHEPPPPEVRSVIRRLRRGGAPRRA; this is translated from the coding sequence GTGACGGCGGAGCGGCAGGACCCGGTGACCGCGACGGCGTACGGCGCCGTGCGGGGCAGGTGGGAGCGGGGCGTCGCCGTGTTCCGCGGCATCCCCTACGCGGCGCCCCCGTTCGGGCCGCACCGCTTCCGTCCGCCCGTCCCGCCGGAGCCCTGGGACGGCGTGCGCGACGCCGGCGCCTTCGGGCCCACCGCGCCGAAACCCCCGTACTCCCCGGCCTTCGCCGAGTACCTGTCCGACCCCGCCGTCGAGGGCGACGACTGTCTCAACCTGAACGTCTGGACCCCCGACCCGTCCCCGGACGCCCGCCTCCCGGTCCTGGTGTGGCTGCACGGCGGCGCGCTGACCAGAGGCTCCTCAGCGGTCCCGGTGTACGACGGCAGCACCTTCGCCCGCGACGGCGTCGTCTTCGTCTCCCTCAACTACCGCCTCGGCGTGGAGGGGTACGGTCTCTTCCCGGACGCCCCCGCCAACCCCGGCCTGCGCGATCAGCTCGCCGCGCTGCGGTGGGTGCACGAGTCGATAGCCGCGTTCGGCGGCGACCCGAGCCGGGTCACCCTGGCCGGCCAGTCCGCCGGAGCCGTCAGCGCGGGCGCGCTCGTCGCGGCCCCGCAGTCCCAGGGGCTGATACGGCAGGCCGTCCTGCAGAGCGGACCACCCGGGTCCACGGACCGGGACAAGGTGCGGCGCATGGTCCGCCGGATGGCCACCCGCCTCGAGGTGCCCGCCACCGCCGAGGCCTTCGCCGCCGTCGACCGCGCGCACCTGCTGCGCGCCCAGGCCGACGTCGGCCGTCTCGGCGGCCCGCTGTTCGGCGGCCCCGCCTTCGGCATCGTCGTCGACGGCGACCTGGTGCCGCGTGATCCCCTGGAGGCCCTCACCGGCGGCGCGGCCCCCGGCGTCACCCTGATGACCGGCTGGACCCGCGACGAGTACCGGCTCTGGCTGGTCCCCGGCGGCCTGACGGAACGCGTCGACCGCCTGGGCGCGGTGGCCCTTGCCGGGGCGATGGCCCGCTGCCGCTGCGGCAGCGGGGTCCCGCGTGGCTACCGCGCCCTGCGTCCCGACGCCGGCACCGCCGAGACCGTCGGCCAGATGGTCACGGACCACCTGCTCCGCGCCCCCCTGCACCGCCTCGCCGACGGCCGCGCGGAACCCTCGTACGTCTACGAGTTCGCCTGGTCCTCCGGCCGGCCCGGCCTGGGCGCCTGCCACGCGCTGGAACTGGGCTTCGTCTTCGACAGCGGCGGCACCCCCGACGCGCGCAGGCTCACGGGCGAGGGCGCCCCGCAGGAACTCGCCGACGCCCTGCACGGGGCGTGGGTACGGTTCGTCACCGACGGCAGTCCCGGCTGGGAACCGTGGGGCCCCCACCACCCGGTCCACGTGTACGGCGACGGCGCCCCGCACACCGTCCACGGCCCCCGCGACCGCGAACTGGCCCTGTGGACCCGGCCCGCCGCGGAGCGGTCCGCGCACGAGCCGCCCCCGCCCGAGGTCCGCTCGGTCATCCGCCGGCTGCGCCGCGGCGGAGCGCCGCGACGCGCCTGA
- a CDS encoding helix-turn-helix domain-containing protein yields MYRERASRLPGAAVWTSVPSGDGGPGRVLPDGCMDLLWHDGRLLVAGPDTRAHVAGAASAWAGVRFRPGTAPALLGVPAHELRDRRVDLADLWPAAEVRRATARVHAADHPARGLEDVALGLAASAAPPDPLLTRLVAALDAGRPVAATADELGIGARRLHRRSLAAFGYGPKTLARILRMRRALALARAGVPFAETAAHAGYADQPHLAREVRSLTGVSLRELVPPDSRARSRTEP; encoded by the coding sequence ATGTACAGGGAGCGCGCGTCACGGCTGCCGGGCGCGGCCGTGTGGACCAGCGTCCCGTCGGGCGACGGCGGGCCGGGCCGGGTGCTGCCCGACGGCTGCATGGACCTGCTGTGGCACGACGGCCGCCTGCTGGTGGCCGGCCCCGACACCCGCGCGCACGTCGCCGGCGCCGCGAGCGCCTGGGCCGGCGTCCGCTTCCGCCCCGGCACCGCGCCCGCCCTGCTGGGCGTGCCCGCCCACGAACTGCGCGACCGCCGCGTGGACCTGGCCGACCTGTGGCCGGCCGCGGAGGTACGGCGCGCGACCGCCCGCGTGCACGCCGCGGACCATCCGGCGCGCGGCCTGGAGGACGTCGCCCTGGGCCTGGCCGCGTCGGCCGCCCCGCCCGACCCGCTGCTGACCCGCCTGGTCGCGGCCCTCGACGCGGGCCGCCCGGTCGCCGCGACGGCCGACGAGCTGGGCATCGGGGCACGCCGGTTGCACCGCAGATCGCTCGCCGCCTTCGGCTACGGCCCCAAGACCCTGGCCCGCATCCTCCGCATGCGCCGCGCGCTGGCCCTGGCGCGCGCGGGCGTCCCCTTCGCGGAGACCGCGGCCCACGCCGGCTACGCCGACCAGCCTCATCTGGCCCGCGAGGTGCGGAGCTTGACGGGGGTGTCGCTGCGGGAGCTGGTGCCCCCCGACTCGCGCGCGCGAAGCCGGACGGAGCCCTAG
- a CDS encoding NAD(P)H-binding protein, translated as MNGTTRTKDRTLVVTGASGRTGSRVARAAEAAGMTVRAASRATGFDWADRTTWAGALRGADAAWLAHPADVGAPGTAEAVAGLAEAALSLGVRRLVLLSARGEDQALPAEEALRASGADWTVVRAAWFAQNFSEGPLAEELRRGELVFPAGEVAEPFIDVRDIADVAVAALAGGERYAGRTLTVTGPRLLTWAEAVAEIAEAAGRPLTYRAVPADAYRETLTGFGVPDREAAFLTEVFATLLDGRNARVENGVREVLGREPRDFSDVVREAAADGAWRE; from the coding sequence ATGAACGGGACGACGCGTACGAAGGACAGGACACTGGTGGTCACCGGGGCCTCGGGGCGTACCGGGAGCCGGGTGGCGCGGGCCGCGGAGGCGGCCGGGATGACGGTGCGGGCGGCCTCGCGCGCGACCGGTTTCGACTGGGCGGACCGGACGACGTGGGCGGGCGCGCTGCGGGGCGCCGACGCGGCCTGGCTGGCGCACCCGGCCGACGTGGGCGCGCCCGGGACCGCCGAGGCGGTGGCCGGGCTGGCGGAGGCCGCCCTGAGCCTGGGCGTGCGGCGGCTGGTGCTGCTGTCCGCGCGGGGCGAGGACCAGGCGCTGCCGGCGGAGGAGGCGCTGCGGGCGTCCGGCGCGGACTGGACGGTGGTGCGGGCGGCCTGGTTCGCGCAGAACTTCAGCGAGGGGCCGCTGGCGGAGGAGCTGCGCCGCGGGGAGCTGGTGTTCCCGGCGGGGGAGGTGGCGGAGCCGTTCATCGACGTGCGGGACATCGCGGACGTGGCGGTGGCCGCGCTGGCCGGCGGGGAGCGGTACGCGGGGCGGACGCTGACCGTGACCGGGCCGCGGCTGCTCACCTGGGCGGAGGCGGTGGCGGAGATCGCGGAGGCGGCGGGGCGTCCGCTGACGTACCGGGCGGTGCCGGCGGACGCCTACCGGGAGACGCTGACCGGGTTCGGGGTGCCGGACCGGGAGGCCGCCTTCCTCACCGAGGTGTTCGCGACGCTGCTCGACGGGCGCAACGCGCGCGTGGAGAACGGGGTGCGGGAGGTGCTGGGGCGGGAGCCGCGGGACTTCTCCGACGTCGTGCGGGAGGCGGCGGCGGACGGGGCCTGGAGGGAGTGA
- a CDS encoding substrate-binding domain-containing protein, whose product MGRTGRARTGAGPTLAVVAREAGVSVPTASKVVNGREDVAPETRRRVTEALDRLGYVRRPRFDGAGMTPPVDLVVNALDDSASGVVLHGAEEAAHDAGLEVVVRAAHTRTGSERPGRAWLERLALRGSAGVLFHLAEPSAAQYAWLEQHRVPFALIDPACEPPPGAVSVGGANWQGGVTATEHLLALGHERIAVVAGPPGRTLSGRARLAGHRSALASAGVRHRPEYVRHADGPDSADEAAVRRRMRELLDLPEPPTAVFVCSDRMTPGVYGALAERGLRVPDDMSVVGFDDLPEARWLAPALTTVRQPLAEMAATALRLLLRMRDGHRPESTRTELSTRLVERASTAPPPRASALPPPPPPPGRPAAVLLGGAAPWREVSGPPRPS is encoded by the coding sequence ATGGGCCGAACGGGGCGTGCGCGCACGGGGGCCGGACCGACCCTGGCGGTGGTGGCCCGCGAGGCGGGCGTCTCCGTGCCCACCGCCTCGAAGGTGGTCAACGGCCGGGAGGACGTCGCCCCCGAGACCCGCCGACGCGTCACGGAGGCCTTGGACCGGCTCGGCTACGTCCGCCGCCCCCGGTTCGACGGGGCGGGGATGACGCCCCCGGTGGACCTGGTGGTGAACGCGCTCGACGACTCCGCCTCGGGCGTCGTGCTCCACGGCGCGGAGGAGGCCGCGCACGACGCCGGTCTGGAGGTCGTCGTCCGCGCCGCGCACACCCGCACCGGCTCGGAACGGCCCGGCCGCGCCTGGCTGGAACGCCTGGCGCTGCGCGGTTCGGCGGGCGTCCTGTTCCACCTCGCCGAGCCGAGCGCGGCGCAGTACGCCTGGCTGGAGCAGCACCGCGTCCCCTTCGCGCTGATCGACCCGGCGTGCGAACCGCCGCCCGGCGCGGTCTCGGTCGGCGGGGCGAACTGGCAGGGCGGGGTGACGGCGACCGAGCACCTGCTGGCGCTGGGCCACGAGCGCATCGCCGTCGTCGCCGGTCCTCCCGGCCGCACGCTGTCCGGCCGGGCCCGCCTCGCCGGTCACCGTTCGGCGCTCGCCTCGGCCGGGGTGCGCCACCGCCCCGAGTACGTGCGCCATGCCGACGGCCCGGACAGCGCCGACGAGGCCGCCGTACGCCGCCGGATGCGCGAGCTGCTCGACCTGCCGGAACCGCCGACGGCCGTCTTCGTCTGCTCCGACCGGATGACGCCCGGGGTGTACGGGGCGCTGGCGGAGCGCGGCCTGCGGGTGCCGGACGACATGAGTGTGGTGGGTTTCGACGACCTGCCCGAGGCCCGCTGGCTCGCCCCGGCGCTGACGACGGTCCGCCAGCCGCTCGCCGAGATGGCGGCCACGGCGCTCCGTCTGCTGCTGCGCATGCGGGACGGGCACCGCCCGGAGAGCACCCGCACCGAGCTGTCGACCCGGCTGGTGGAGCGTGCGAGCACGGCTCCGCCCCCGCGTGCGAGCGCGCTCCCTCCCCCACCGCCGCCGCCCGGCCGGCCGGCGGCCGTGCTGCTCGGCGGTGCGGCGCCGTGGCGGGAGGTCAGCGGGCCACCGCGGCCCAGTTGA
- a CDS encoding acyl-CoA dehydrogenase family protein: protein MAGTTHTVTNQAPPLVQYDVFGSDRALVGAVERHLAPEAREAGLAELSALGHTCGSAQVQEWGAQANENPPRLRTHDRYGHRIDEVDFHPAWHRLLGKGVSAGLTAAWGRPGGHVRRAAAFLMWTQVEAGNCCPLSMTHAAVPALRTDPELAAEWEPRLTSVIYDRALRAPGQKPGALFGMGMTEKQGGSDVRASTTAARPLAEDGAYALTGHKWFCSAPMSDAFLVLAQAPGGLTCFLVPRVLEDGSRNVFLIQRLKDKLGNRSNASAEVEFDGTWARRVGEEGRGVRTVMGMVAATRLDCVLGSAGLMRQAVAQAVHHCAHREAFGGKLLDKPLMRNVLADLALESEAATTLALRLAAAYDDGGEQERALLRIAVPAAKYWVTKRCAPVAVEAAECLGGNGYVEESGMPRLVRESPLNSIWEGAGNVQALDVLRALRRDPGVLDAYLREVGRARGADHRLDAAIKDLLTGLADLEGVEGRARRLTERLALVLQGSLLVRYAPPEVADAFCAGRLGGDAGAAFGTLPPTLDLASVVERARPEL from the coding sequence ATGGCAGGCACCACGCACACCGTGACCAACCAGGCCCCGCCGCTCGTCCAGTACGACGTGTTCGGCTCGGACCGGGCCCTGGTGGGGGCGGTCGAGCGGCACCTGGCGCCCGAGGCGCGGGAGGCCGGGCTCGCGGAGCTGTCGGCGCTGGGGCACACGTGCGGGTCCGCCCAGGTGCAGGAGTGGGGCGCGCAGGCGAACGAGAACCCGCCGCGGCTGCGCACCCACGACCGCTACGGCCACCGGATCGACGAGGTCGACTTCCACCCTGCCTGGCACCGGCTGCTCGGCAAGGGCGTCTCGGCGGGGCTGACGGCGGCCTGGGGGCGGCCCGGCGGGCACGTGCGGCGGGCGGCGGCCTTCCTGATGTGGACGCAGGTGGAGGCGGGAAACTGCTGCCCGCTGTCGATGACCCACGCGGCGGTGCCCGCGCTGCGCACCGACCCGGAGCTGGCCGCCGAGTGGGAGCCCCGGCTGACGTCGGTGATCTACGACCGCGCCCTGCGGGCCCCGGGGCAGAAGCCCGGCGCGCTGTTCGGGATGGGGATGACCGAGAAGCAGGGCGGCAGCGACGTACGGGCGAGCACGACGGCCGCGCGGCCGCTGGCCGAGGACGGCGCCTACGCGCTGACGGGGCACAAGTGGTTCTGCTCGGCGCCGATGTCGGACGCCTTCCTGGTGCTGGCGCAGGCGCCCGGCGGGCTGACGTGTTTCCTGGTGCCGCGGGTGCTGGAGGACGGCAGCCGCAACGTGTTCCTGATCCAGCGGCTCAAGGACAAGCTGGGCAACCGCTCCAACGCCTCCGCCGAGGTCGAGTTCGACGGGACGTGGGCGCGCCGGGTCGGCGAGGAGGGGCGCGGGGTGCGCACCGTCATGGGGATGGTGGCGGCGACCCGGCTGGACTGCGTGCTGGGCTCGGCGGGGCTGATGCGGCAGGCCGTGGCGCAGGCGGTGCACCACTGCGCGCACCGGGAGGCGTTCGGCGGGAAGCTGCTCGACAAGCCGCTGATGCGCAACGTGCTGGCCGATCTGGCGCTGGAGTCGGAGGCGGCGACCACGCTGGCGCTGCGGCTGGCGGCGGCGTACGACGACGGCGGCGAGCAGGAGCGGGCGCTGCTGCGGATCGCGGTGCCGGCGGCGAAGTACTGGGTGACCAAGCGGTGCGCGCCGGTCGCGGTGGAGGCGGCGGAGTGCCTGGGCGGCAACGGGTACGTCGAGGAGTCGGGGATGCCCCGGCTGGTGCGGGAGTCGCCGCTGAACTCGATCTGGGAGGGCGCGGGCAATGTGCAGGCGCTCGACGTGCTGCGGGCGCTGCGCCGGGACCCGGGTGTGCTGGACGCGTACCTGCGGGAGGTCGGGCGGGCGCGCGGGGCGGACCACCGGCTGGACGCGGCGATCAAGGACCTGCTGACCGGGCTGGCGGACCTGGAGGGCGTCGAGGGGCGGGCGCGGCGGCTGACCGAGCGGCTGGCGCTGGTGCTGCAGGGGTCGCTGCTGGTGCGGTACGCGCCGCCGGAGGTGGCGGACGCGTTCTGCGCGGGGCGGCTGGGCGGCGACGCGGGCGCCGCGTTCGGCACGCTGCCGCCCACCCTGGACCTGGCGTCGGTCGTGGAGCGCGCCCGGCCGGAGCTCTGA
- a CDS encoding ThuA domain-containing protein yields MAEPALLVYTRTTDYRHDSIPAGIAALRTLGGFEVHAHEDPAALEEPLDRYAAVVFLSTSGEVLTPAGRERLAAYVEGGGGFVGVHAAACTEDDWPYYGELLGARFDSHPPVQPGRALVEDRGHPATRHLPAVWEVTDEWYDFRTNPRNAVHVLLSADESSYDGGTMGDDHPLAWCRGHGAGRVFYTALGHTAEAYGDPLFRAHLRGGINWAAVAR; encoded by the coding sequence ATGGCCGAACCCGCGCTCCTGGTCTACACCCGCACCACCGACTACCGGCACGACTCCATCCCGGCCGGCATCGCCGCCCTGCGCACCCTCGGCGGCTTCGAGGTCCACGCCCACGAGGACCCGGCGGCTCTGGAGGAGCCGCTCGACCGGTACGCGGCGGTCGTGTTCCTCTCCACCAGCGGCGAGGTGCTCACCCCGGCCGGCCGCGAACGGCTCGCGGCGTACGTCGAGGGCGGCGGAGGGTTCGTCGGCGTGCACGCGGCGGCCTGCACCGAGGACGACTGGCCCTACTACGGCGAACTCCTCGGCGCCCGTTTCGACAGCCACCCCCCGGTCCAGCCCGGCCGCGCGCTCGTCGAGGACCGCGGCCACCCGGCGACCCGGCATCTGCCCGCCGTCTGGGAGGTGACCGACGAGTGGTACGACTTCCGCACCAACCCGCGGAACGCCGTGCACGTCCTGCTCTCCGCCGACGAGTCGTCGTACGACGGCGGCACCATGGGGGACGACCACCCCCTGGCCTGGTGCCGTGGGCACGGCGCGGGCCGTGTCTTCTACACCGCCCTCGGTCACACGGCCGAGGCCTACGGCGACCCGCTCTTCCGCGCCCACCTGCGCGGCGGGATCAACTGGGCCGCGGTGGCCCGCTGA
- a CDS encoding VOC family protein, whose translation MNARFDAIGMVVSDMAASVAFYRRLGLSFPEGAETQGHVEAELPGGMRLMLDTEETVRSFHAQWRPPSDGGRTSLAVRCDSPAEVDALFADMLEAAGARAELKPWDAVWGQRYAVLLDPDGNGVDLFAPLPTGD comes from the coding sequence ATGAACGCACGATTCGATGCCATCGGAATGGTCGTCTCGGACATGGCCGCCTCCGTCGCCTTCTACCGGCGGCTCGGGCTGTCGTTCCCGGAAGGGGCCGAGACGCAGGGACATGTGGAGGCGGAACTGCCGGGCGGGATGAGGCTGATGCTGGACACCGAGGAGACGGTCCGGTCGTTCCACGCGCAGTGGAGGCCGCCGTCGGACGGAGGCCGTACCTCCCTGGCCGTGCGGTGCGACAGCCCGGCGGAGGTCGACGCGCTGTTCGCCGACATGCTGGAGGCGGCCGGCGCCCGCGCCGAGTTGAAGCCGTGGGACGCGGTGTGGGGGCAGCGGTACGCCGTCCTCCTCGATCCGGACGGCAACGGAGTGGACCTGTTCGCCCCGCTGCCCACGGGCGACTAG